The Vespula vulgaris chromosome 2, iyVesVulg1.1, whole genome shotgun sequence genome has a segment encoding these proteins:
- the LOC127073086 gene encoding protein lethal(2)essential for life-like: protein MALVPSTMFRNWWDEMDRFHRELEQHFQRLSTTHDFPPPPALPSFKEFFRPWREVFQELEQQVGGSAKVEEGQDKYRVIVDVQQFAPEEITVRTDDKCITIEGKHEEKKDQHGYISRHFVRRYQLPQGYDIGHVRPSLSSDGILTITAPRLVLPAPGERIVPIERQNRPAIKV from the coding sequence atggCATTAGTACCGAGTACTATGTTCCGTAACTGGTGGGACGAAATGGACCGTTTTCATCGTGAATTGGAACAACATTTTCAACGTTTATCAACGACACACGATTTTCCTCCGCCACCAGCATTACCGTCATTCAAAGAATTCTTTCGTCCTTGGCGCGAAGTATTCCAGGAATTAGAACAACAAGTAGGAGGTTCGGCAAAGGTCGAAGAGGGCCAAGATAAGTACAGAGTGATCGTCGATGTGCAACAATTTGCACCAGAGGAAATAACCGTTAGAACAGATGACAAATGTATTACCATTGAGGGTAAAcacgaggagaagaaagatcaACATGGTTATATCTCACGACATTTCGTACGACGATATCAACTACCTCAAGGTTATGATATCGGCCATGTTAGACCAAGTTTATCATCCGATGGCATTCTAACTATCACTGCACCAAGACTTGTTTTACCTGCTCCTGGCGAAAGAATCGTTCCGATTGAACGTCAAAACAGACCTGCCATCAAagtctaa
- the LOC127073081 gene encoding uncharacterized protein LOC127073081, with amino-acid sequence MRALYKYFFLVSYCSLICHAEDSKVDAKEAKQIAAGEKRLGDHIRAILKHYQQYDPVGLPGAPIPDPMPVPDMKHSFSMYTMNFKQINVYGLSKFRIEHIKSELALMQVSAALSITRLDIRGLYTLASWLSRSAGNFTVILTGVNVEGVARLEVGVDGKLQAQNIDMDLTFENIDMDFKNLGFLGSVFQGVINSVGAFIFDSIKPFILKEVNTNMRGEVNKQISQLPQYFPNSISPFDMAVAEGRRQVSQMGYDPFKVKDYSQSVGIFTVTSSHTWITGLASFYRMGNITLTMENGTVYAVLDVGTQEIEGRTHWEVSVIGGVLSRAGTVSFTVQYFRVQLNLSQPLDTRKRPTLEELDLELGNIQARIHGAGTLDYVMEASINIIPNLLRYQIMDAIEGPLKKRIQEELNKIDVEKLINEKIPEIEEQARLMQGLSPPDEIILEDPVPSQVPDDLTPFSESEEERGPS; translated from the exons ATGCGAGctctttacaaatattttttcctcgtATCTTATTGTTCTTTGATTTGCCACGCCGAGGATTCCAAAGTTGATG CCAAAGAAGCGAAACAAATCGCCGCTGGTGAAAAACGTCTTGGAGATCATATTCGTGCGATCTTGAAACATTATCAGCAATATGATCCAGTTGGATTACCCGGTGCTCCAATACCCGATCCCATGCCAGTGCCGGATATGAAACATTCTTTTTCCATGTATACCATGAATTTCAAACAAATCAACGTTTATGGATTATCCAAATTTCGTATTGAACATATCAAATCTGAATTGGCATTGATGCAG GTTTCAGCCGCATTGAGTATTACGAGACTCGACATTCGTGGATTGTATACTCTTGCATCCTGGCTTTCAAGATCAGCTGGCAATTTTACTGTAATATTAACAGGAGTAAATGTCGAAGGTGTTGCAAGATTAGAAGTTGGAGTTGATGGTAAATTACAAGCACAAAACATCGACATGGATTTAACTTTCGAAAACATCGATATGGACTTCAAGAATCTTGGCTTTTTGGGATCCGTTTTTCAAGGTGTTATCAATTCTGTAGGCGCTTTTATATTCGACAGTATTAAACCATTTATTTTGAAGGAAGTTAATACTAATATGAG agGGGAGGTGAACAAGCAGATATCTCAGTTACCACAGTATTTCCCAAATTCGATATCACCGTTCGACATGGCAGTAGCCGAGGGTCGTAGACAAGTTTCACAAATGGGTTACGATCCATTTAAGGTAAAGGATTATAGTCAAAGCGTTGGTATTTTTACCGTGACGTCATCGCACACTTGGATCACCGGATTGGCAAGTTTCTATCGTATGGGTAACATCACGCTTACCATGGAAAATGGGACC GTATATGCGGTTTTGGATGTTGGAACACAAGAGATCGAGGGAAGAACGCATTGGGAAGTAAGCGTAATTGGTGGCGTCCTGTCGAGAGCAGGTACAGTGTCCTTCACCGTTCAATATTTCAGAGTTCAACTGAATTTAAGCCAACCACTTGATACACGTAAACGACCAACTTTGGAAGAACTCGATTTGGAATTGGGTAACATACAAGCGCGAATACATGGTGCCGGTACTCTTGATTATGTTATGGAAGCGAGCATCAATATAATACCAAATCTTTTAAg gtatcAAATAATGGATGCGATCGAGGGACCTCTCAAGAAAAGAATACAAGaagaattgaataaaatagaCGTCGAAAAgcttattaatgaaaaaataccggAAATAGAAGAACAAGCCAGACTGATGCAAGGATTATCTCCACCCGATGAAATTATCTTAGAAGATCCTGTACCTTCACAAGTTCCAGATGATCTAACTCCGTTCTCTGAAAGCGAAGAGGAACGAGGACCTTCGTAA
- the LOC127073074 gene encoding uncharacterized protein LOC127073074 isoform X2, which produces MDPATVIALCKENIQPLRYGRNAAQLGTALRAQEDVEAQQLLLQEKQMYEDAIRNYEGEDPLENWYEYILWIEQSYPKSGHESHIGKLLQQCLATFEKETKYYQDQRYIRLWINYINMQKNPLELYQLLYNNGIGTMVADMYRAWAFELEQIEDYKQADEIYLLGLRARAEPLDELDYAHKNFQLAVARKTLGRIDDRGDASIFEQRQAFSSLKAIKAGKRVGTIRTGHRVRDYFPGSIPQVTTMQNTRPNSRVQIYQDDMSGEMKGASILDHVPIEDMMHKENTIKPGPWNSGMKKSNLLSSTVKTAFKVHEDEVDDNDMQKIRLFPNHTSFFDGSKYPEHMMIPVCVQDRPNPNVILKPHYPKQIVYANNMDISMEEIRAQRYLLKRQNQDMQKKYSDLDIDDKCSRNPDLQNQQKIMERDSQNHSITLQELQQHRQEFAQQKMVQRQHNLELQRREIEHLEIERHRIQIEQQQELQRQQYEVDKLTLENQRHDAKQQELKRLEAERLEAERIEAERIEAERIEAERIEAQRIEAERIEAQRIEAERIEAERIEAQRIEAERIEAERIEAERIEAQRMEAELNTQRKLQTSYLHSHHTSSLSTDNEEHLLGQSLTVNTKEAISAVQDLWHSPSVTPATPRFRNPIAPRMTDSRTKLSFDIHMDSSMTQHAMSSKHHQGYNIQPYEDQENHQSFHSSHQSYVPPAQHTPYGNHGLQNTYHYQIQHHDQQVQQLSHHPHHQLIQQQQAHSLHHQSLSQSQHLQSHSQLQHHSHVHHHSPQSQHLPHQPHHSHHHMQQMQHPSFGNMLPNDIGYQQYPSSLEPALLQQNSEPQKPLHYPSYSEPNVEANKPYRMPPELPYIKSPGMNRRDLKYLENAENKENAIVIDYNGPLEENMPSKLAEENNLYTDDTLGIAPLSGPNDTCYTEACNALLSSSTPMTNHFRLSHRPKDVPQFSSQNVPHHTIPDVNNGNTDEKLSVIMESTREYVSSSSASSANTRTAALGFTLTREEMSLIKESGLQQTHNDSILATSQPYEQKMRAQIQAVHAQSPRTVQRNVDQITSEIKNNCDLRKSINFKLSSETDNQEKTDTMECEEHEPMEQVEEEIFQLPSGDINPFDKNLIAGLLKNMKFPQSQHAKGYMRINTNLNKFVPSTMITLGPEAYNLEKCLGKGMYGTVFKAVNMQTGRTVALKTQKPAWVWEYYIVREIKTRLKNPHMLRGFMDVSIAYIANNGSVLVSEFSKFGTLLAVTNQVKMSTGKPLIEPLAIFFTIEMLQIVEHLHKCQIIHGDIKPDNFLFMRLPTEDVRPTIQLIDFGCSIDMSLLPKKTTFTHIIKTEEFTCIEMQTGRPWTYQTDLYCLAATSHCLLFGNYMRVSNVGDHWFINSKLPRYAKKAAWEPFFTELLNIESCEKLPDLCRLRNLMEEALPPMPELQSKLRILSNILNKR; this is translated from the exons ATGGATCCTGCAACAGTCATTGCTCTTTGTAAGGAAAACATTCAGCCGCTTCGTTATGGACGAAATGCTGCTCAATTGGGAACTGCGTTAAGGGCACAGGAAGATGTAGAAGCACAACAATTACTTCTTCAAGAAAAGCA AATGTATGAAGATGCAATTAGAAATTATGAAGGAGAAGATCCTTTAGAAAATTGGTATGAATATATACTCTGGATCGAACAAAGTTACCCAAAGAGTGGTCATGAATCGCATAttggaaaattattacaaCAATGTTTAGCCACatttgagaaagaaacaaagtattATCAAGATCAAAGATATATACGTCTTTGGATTAATTAT ATAAATATGCAAAAAAATCCTTTAGAACTGTAtcaacttttatataataacggAATCGGAACTATGGTAGCAGATATGTATAGAGCATGGGCCTTTGAATTAGAACAAATAGAGGATTATAAACAAGcagatgaaatttatttattaggttTAAGAGCTCGAGCAGAACCACTGGATGAATTAGATTATGCACATAA AAACTTTCAGTTAGCAGTAGCTCGTAAAACACTTGGACGTATAGACGATAGAGGTGATGCATCAATATTTGAACAGAGACAAGCATTTAGTTCATTGAAAGCAATTAAAGCTGGTAAAAGGGTTGGTACGATACGAACCGGACATCGTGTACGTGATTATTTTCCTGGTAGCATACCTCAAGTAACAACAATGCAGAATACAAGACCAAATTCTCGAGTGCAGATATATCAG gacGATATGTCAGGAGAAATGAAAGGTGCAAGTATATTGGATCATGTACCCATAGAAGATATGATGCATAaggaaaatacaattaaacCTGGTCCATGGAACAGTGGAATgaaaaaatctaatttattatcatctaCTGTGAAAACTGCTTTTAAAG ttcACGAAGATGAAGTGGATGACAATGACATGCAGAAAATAAGGTTGTTTCCTAATCATACATCGTTTTTTGATGGAAGCAAATATCCTGAACATATGATGATACCTGTATGTGTACAAGATCGACCAAATCCAAATGTTATCCTTAAACCACACTATCCTAAACAAATAGTTTATGCCAATAATATGGATATAAGTATGGAAGAAATTAGAGCTCAACGTTATCTTCTTAAAAG GCAAAATCAGGATATGCAAAAAAAGTATTCTGACTTGGATATAGACGATAAATGTTCAAGAAATCCTGATTTACAAAACCAACAAAAAATTATGGAAAGAGATTCTCAGAATCACAGTATTACATTGCAAGAATTGCAACAACATAGGCAAGAATTTGCGCAACAAAAAATGGTACAAAGGCAACACAATCTTGAGcttcaaagaagagaaatcgaaCATTTAGAAATTGAAAGACACAGAATCCAAATcgaacaacaacaagaatTACAAAGACAACAATATGAAGTTGACAAGCTAACATTAGAAAATCAAAGACACGACGCAAAGCAACAAGAATTGAAAAGATTAGAGGCTGAAAGATTAGAAGCTGAAAGGATAGAAGCCGAACGAATTGAAGCAGAAAGAATCGAAGCTGAAAGAATCGAAGCGCAAAGGATCGAAGCCGAAAGAATCGAGGCACAGAGGATCGAGGCCGAAAGAATCGAAGCTGAACGGATAGAGGCACAAAGAATCGAAGCTGAAAGGATAGAAGCTGAGAGAATTGAAGCAGAAAGGATCGAAGCTCAAAGAATGGAAGCTGAATTAAATACgcaaagaaaattacaaacaAGTTATTTACATTCGCATCATACGTCATCTTTATCAACGGATAATGAGGAACATTTACTTGGGCAAAGCCTTACTGTAAATACAAAAGAAGCAATATCAGCGGTACAAGATTTATGGCATTCTCCAAGTGTTACACCCGCTACACCACGTTTTCGTAATCCTATAGCACCTCGAATGACAGATTCTAGAACAAAATTATCTTTTGACATACATATGGATAGTTCAATGACACAGCACGCGATGTCTAGTAAACATCATCAAGGATATAACATACAACCTTACGAAGATCAAGAAAATCATCAAAGTTTTCATTCTTCTCATCAGAGTTACGTGCCTCCGGCACAACACACGCCGTATGGAAATCATGGATTACAAAATACGTATCATTACCAAATACAG CATCATGACCAGCAAGTACAACAATTATCACATCATCCGCATCATCAGTTgatacaacaacaacaagcaCACTCGTTGCATCATCAATCCCTTTCACAGTCTCAACATCTTCAATCGCATTCACAACTTCAACATCATTCACATGTACATCATCATTCACCACAAAGTCAACATTTACCGCATCAGCCACACCACTCGCACCATCATATGCAACAAATGCAACATCCTTCCTTTGGCAATATGTTACCAAATGATATAGGATATCAACAATATCCGTCCTCGTTGGAACCAGCTCTTCTACAACAAAATTCAGAACCTCAAAAACCATTACATTATCCATCATACAGTGAACCTAATGTAGAGGCAAATAAACCTTATAGGATGCCTCCTGAATTACCATATATCAAATCACCAGGAATGaatcgtagagacttgaaatatttggaaaatgctgaaaataaagaaaatgccATTGTTATCGATTATAATGGACCACTCGAGGAAAACATGCCATCAAAATTAGCAGAAGAAAATAACTTGTATACAGATGATACCCTTGGTATAGCACCCTTATCAGGACCAAATGATACCTGCTATACCGAAGCATGCAATGCTTTATTAAGTAGTTCTACTCCTATGACTAACCATTTTAGATTATCGCATAGACCAAAGGATGTGCCACAATTTTCAAGCCAAAATGTTCCACATCACAC aatccCAGATGTAAATAATGGTAATACGGATGAAAAATTAAGTGTTATAATGGAATCAACTAGGGAATATGTTTCAAGTAGTTCAGCCTCTAGTGCCAATACAAGAACAGCTGCTTTAGGTTTTACGTTAACAAGAGAAGAAATGAGTTTGATTAAAGAATCGGGCTTAC AGCAAACACATAACGATTCTATATTAGCGACCAGTCAACCATACGAACAGAAAATGCGTGCTCAAATTCAAGCTGTACATGCTCAAAGTCCACGTACGGTACAACGAAATGTGGATCAAATAAcgtcagaaataaaaaataattgtgacTTACGAAAATCTATCAATTTTAAACTTAGTAGTGAAACAGACAATCAGGAAAAAACTGATACTATGGAATGCGAAGAGCATGAACCAATGGAACaagtggaagaagaaatcTTTCAACTTCCTTCTGGAGATATTAATCCTTTTGATAAGAATTTAATTGCCGGACTTTTgaaaaacatgaaatttccACAATCACAACATGCAAAAGGATATATGAGAATAAATACTAACTTAAATAAGTTTGTGCCTTCTACTATGATTACGCTTG gacCTGAAGCGTATAATTTGGAAAAGTGCCTTGGGAAAGGAATGTATGGAACAGTTTTTAAAGCAGTAAATATGCAGACAGGTCGCACTGTTGCTTTAAAGACCCAAAAGCCTGCATGGGTTTGGGAATATTACATTGTTAGGGAAATAAAAACCCGCCTTAAAAATCCACATATG CTTCGAGGATTTATGGATGTTTCAATAGCTTATATAGCAAATAATGGCAGTGTACTAGTTTCAGAATTTTCCAAATTTGGAACATTATTAGCAGTAACTAATCAAGTTAAAATGTCTACTGGTAAACCATTAATAGAACCACTTGCTATTTTCTTTACTATCGAAATGCTTCAAATTGTTGAACATTTACATAAATGCCAAATTATACATGGAGATATAAAGCcagataatttcttatttatgcgATT acCAACAGAGGATGTTAGGCCAACAATACAGTTGATTGATTTTGGATGCAGTATAGATATGAGTTTATTACCaaaaaaaacaacatttaCTCATATCATAAAAACCGAAGAATTTACGTGCATTGAAATGCAAACTGGACGGCCTTGGACGTATCAGACAGATTTATATTGTTTGGCGGCTACAAGccattgtttattatttggtAATTACATGAGAGTATCAAACGTTGGCGATCATTGGTTTATAAATTCAAAGTTGCCAAG GTATGCAAAGAAGGCCGCTTGGGAACCATTCTTTACAGAATTATTGAATATCGAATCGTGTGAAAAATTACCAGACTTATGTAGATTACGAAATTTAATGGAAGAAGCTTTACCACCAATGCCAGAATTACAATCAAAGCTTAGAATCTTATCTAATATACTCAACAAACGATAA
- the LOC127073074 gene encoding uncharacterized protein LOC127073074 isoform X1, giving the protein MDPATVIALCKENIQPLRYGRNAAQLGTALRAQEDVEAQQLLLQEKQMYEDAIRNYEGEDPLENWYEYILWIEQSYPKSGHESHIGKLLQQCLATFEKETKYYQDQRYIRLWINYINMQKNPLELYQLLYNNGIGTMVADMYRAWAFELEQIEDYKQADEIYLLGLRARAEPLDELDYAHKNFQLAVARKTLGRIDDRGDASIFEQRQAFSSLKAIKAGKRVGTIRTGHRVRDYFPGSIPQVTTMQNTRPNSRVQIYQDDMSGEMKGASILDHVPIEDMMHKENTIKPGPWNSGMKKSNLLSSTVKTAFKVHEDEVDDNDMQKIRLFPNHTSFFDGSKYPEHMMIPVCVQDRPNPNVILKPHYPKQIVYANNMDISMEEIRAQRYLLKSRQNQDMQKKYSDLDIDDKCSRNPDLQNQQKIMERDSQNHSITLQELQQHRQEFAQQKMVQRQHNLELQRREIEHLEIERHRIQIEQQQELQRQQYEVDKLTLENQRHDAKQQELKRLEAERLEAERIEAERIEAERIEAERIEAQRIEAERIEAQRIEAERIEAERIEAQRIEAERIEAERIEAERIEAQRMEAELNTQRKLQTSYLHSHHTSSLSTDNEEHLLGQSLTVNTKEAISAVQDLWHSPSVTPATPRFRNPIAPRMTDSRTKLSFDIHMDSSMTQHAMSSKHHQGYNIQPYEDQENHQSFHSSHQSYVPPAQHTPYGNHGLQNTYHYQIQHHDQQVQQLSHHPHHQLIQQQQAHSLHHQSLSQSQHLQSHSQLQHHSHVHHHSPQSQHLPHQPHHSHHHMQQMQHPSFGNMLPNDIGYQQYPSSLEPALLQQNSEPQKPLHYPSYSEPNVEANKPYRMPPELPYIKSPGMNRRDLKYLENAENKENAIVIDYNGPLEENMPSKLAEENNLYTDDTLGIAPLSGPNDTCYTEACNALLSSSTPMTNHFRLSHRPKDVPQFSSQNVPHHTIPDVNNGNTDEKLSVIMESTREYVSSSSASSANTRTAALGFTLTREEMSLIKESGLQQTHNDSILATSQPYEQKMRAQIQAVHAQSPRTVQRNVDQITSEIKNNCDLRKSINFKLSSETDNQEKTDTMECEEHEPMEQVEEEIFQLPSGDINPFDKNLIAGLLKNMKFPQSQHAKGYMRINTNLNKFVPSTMITLGPEAYNLEKCLGKGMYGTVFKAVNMQTGRTVALKTQKPAWVWEYYIVREIKTRLKNPHMLRGFMDVSIAYIANNGSVLVSEFSKFGTLLAVTNQVKMSTGKPLIEPLAIFFTIEMLQIVEHLHKCQIIHGDIKPDNFLFMRLPTEDVRPTIQLIDFGCSIDMSLLPKKTTFTHIIKTEEFTCIEMQTGRPWTYQTDLYCLAATSHCLLFGNYMRVSNVGDHWFINSKLPRYAKKAAWEPFFTELLNIESCEKLPDLCRLRNLMEEALPPMPELQSKLRILSNILNKR; this is encoded by the exons ATGGATCCTGCAACAGTCATTGCTCTTTGTAAGGAAAACATTCAGCCGCTTCGTTATGGACGAAATGCTGCTCAATTGGGAACTGCGTTAAGGGCACAGGAAGATGTAGAAGCACAACAATTACTTCTTCAAGAAAAGCA AATGTATGAAGATGCAATTAGAAATTATGAAGGAGAAGATCCTTTAGAAAATTGGTATGAATATATACTCTGGATCGAACAAAGTTACCCAAAGAGTGGTCATGAATCGCATAttggaaaattattacaaCAATGTTTAGCCACatttgagaaagaaacaaagtattATCAAGATCAAAGATATATACGTCTTTGGATTAATTAT ATAAATATGCAAAAAAATCCTTTAGAACTGTAtcaacttttatataataacggAATCGGAACTATGGTAGCAGATATGTATAGAGCATGGGCCTTTGAATTAGAACAAATAGAGGATTATAAACAAGcagatgaaatttatttattaggttTAAGAGCTCGAGCAGAACCACTGGATGAATTAGATTATGCACATAA AAACTTTCAGTTAGCAGTAGCTCGTAAAACACTTGGACGTATAGACGATAGAGGTGATGCATCAATATTTGAACAGAGACAAGCATTTAGTTCATTGAAAGCAATTAAAGCTGGTAAAAGGGTTGGTACGATACGAACCGGACATCGTGTACGTGATTATTTTCCTGGTAGCATACCTCAAGTAACAACAATGCAGAATACAAGACCAAATTCTCGAGTGCAGATATATCAG gacGATATGTCAGGAGAAATGAAAGGTGCAAGTATATTGGATCATGTACCCATAGAAGATATGATGCATAaggaaaatacaattaaacCTGGTCCATGGAACAGTGGAATgaaaaaatctaatttattatcatctaCTGTGAAAACTGCTTTTAAAG ttcACGAAGATGAAGTGGATGACAATGACATGCAGAAAATAAGGTTGTTTCCTAATCATACATCGTTTTTTGATGGAAGCAAATATCCTGAACATATGATGATACCTGTATGTGTACAAGATCGACCAAATCCAAATGTTATCCTTAAACCACACTATCCTAAACAAATAGTTTATGCCAATAATATGGATATAAGTATGGAAGAAATTAGAGCTCAACGTTATCTTCTTAAAAG taGGCAAAATCAGGATATGCAAAAAAAGTATTCTGACTTGGATATAGACGATAAATGTTCAAGAAATCCTGATTTACAAAACCAACAAAAAATTATGGAAAGAGATTCTCAGAATCACAGTATTACATTGCAAGAATTGCAACAACATAGGCAAGAATTTGCGCAACAAAAAATGGTACAAAGGCAACACAATCTTGAGcttcaaagaagagaaatcgaaCATTTAGAAATTGAAAGACACAGAATCCAAATcgaacaacaacaagaatTACAAAGACAACAATATGAAGTTGACAAGCTAACATTAGAAAATCAAAGACACGACGCAAAGCAACAAGAATTGAAAAGATTAGAGGCTGAAAGATTAGAAGCTGAAAGGATAGAAGCCGAACGAATTGAAGCAGAAAGAATCGAAGCTGAAAGAATCGAAGCGCAAAGGATCGAAGCCGAAAGAATCGAGGCACAGAGGATCGAGGCCGAAAGAATCGAAGCTGAACGGATAGAGGCACAAAGAATCGAAGCTGAAAGGATAGAAGCTGAGAGAATTGAAGCAGAAAGGATCGAAGCTCAAAGAATGGAAGCTGAATTAAATACgcaaagaaaattacaaacaAGTTATTTACATTCGCATCATACGTCATCTTTATCAACGGATAATGAGGAACATTTACTTGGGCAAAGCCTTACTGTAAATACAAAAGAAGCAATATCAGCGGTACAAGATTTATGGCATTCTCCAAGTGTTACACCCGCTACACCACGTTTTCGTAATCCTATAGCACCTCGAATGACAGATTCTAGAACAAAATTATCTTTTGACATACATATGGATAGTTCAATGACACAGCACGCGATGTCTAGTAAACATCATCAAGGATATAACATACAACCTTACGAAGATCAAGAAAATCATCAAAGTTTTCATTCTTCTCATCAGAGTTACGTGCCTCCGGCACAACACACGCCGTATGGAAATCATGGATTACAAAATACGTATCATTACCAAATACAG CATCATGACCAGCAAGTACAACAATTATCACATCATCCGCATCATCAGTTgatacaacaacaacaagcaCACTCGTTGCATCATCAATCCCTTTCACAGTCTCAACATCTTCAATCGCATTCACAACTTCAACATCATTCACATGTACATCATCATTCACCACAAAGTCAACATTTACCGCATCAGCCACACCACTCGCACCATCATATGCAACAAATGCAACATCCTTCCTTTGGCAATATGTTACCAAATGATATAGGATATCAACAATATCCGTCCTCGTTGGAACCAGCTCTTCTACAACAAAATTCAGAACCTCAAAAACCATTACATTATCCATCATACAGTGAACCTAATGTAGAGGCAAATAAACCTTATAGGATGCCTCCTGAATTACCATATATCAAATCACCAGGAATGaatcgtagagacttgaaatatttggaaaatgctgaaaataaagaaaatgccATTGTTATCGATTATAATGGACCACTCGAGGAAAACATGCCATCAAAATTAGCAGAAGAAAATAACTTGTATACAGATGATACCCTTGGTATAGCACCCTTATCAGGACCAAATGATACCTGCTATACCGAAGCATGCAATGCTTTATTAAGTAGTTCTACTCCTATGACTAACCATTTTAGATTATCGCATAGACCAAAGGATGTGCCACAATTTTCAAGCCAAAATGTTCCACATCACAC aatccCAGATGTAAATAATGGTAATACGGATGAAAAATTAAGTGTTATAATGGAATCAACTAGGGAATATGTTTCAAGTAGTTCAGCCTCTAGTGCCAATACAAGAACAGCTGCTTTAGGTTTTACGTTAACAAGAGAAGAAATGAGTTTGATTAAAGAATCGGGCTTAC AGCAAACACATAACGATTCTATATTAGCGACCAGTCAACCATACGAACAGAAAATGCGTGCTCAAATTCAAGCTGTACATGCTCAAAGTCCACGTACGGTACAACGAAATGTGGATCAAATAAcgtcagaaataaaaaataattgtgacTTACGAAAATCTATCAATTTTAAACTTAGTAGTGAAACAGACAATCAGGAAAAAACTGATACTATGGAATGCGAAGAGCATGAACCAATGGAACaagtggaagaagaaatcTTTCAACTTCCTTCTGGAGATATTAATCCTTTTGATAAGAATTTAATTGCCGGACTTTTgaaaaacatgaaatttccACAATCACAACATGCAAAAGGATATATGAGAATAAATACTAACTTAAATAAGTTTGTGCCTTCTACTATGATTACGCTTG gacCTGAAGCGTATAATTTGGAAAAGTGCCTTGGGAAAGGAATGTATGGAACAGTTTTTAAAGCAGTAAATATGCAGACAGGTCGCACTGTTGCTTTAAAGACCCAAAAGCCTGCATGGGTTTGGGAATATTACATTGTTAGGGAAATAAAAACCCGCCTTAAAAATCCACATATG CTTCGAGGATTTATGGATGTTTCAATAGCTTATATAGCAAATAATGGCAGTGTACTAGTTTCAGAATTTTCCAAATTTGGAACATTATTAGCAGTAACTAATCAAGTTAAAATGTCTACTGGTAAACCATTAATAGAACCACTTGCTATTTTCTTTACTATCGAAATGCTTCAAATTGTTGAACATTTACATAAATGCCAAATTATACATGGAGATATAAAGCcagataatttcttatttatgcgATT acCAACAGAGGATGTTAGGCCAACAATACAGTTGATTGATTTTGGATGCAGTATAGATATGAGTTTATTACCaaaaaaaacaacatttaCTCATATCATAAAAACCGAAGAATTTACGTGCATTGAAATGCAAACTGGACGGCCTTGGACGTATCAGACAGATTTATATTGTTTGGCGGCTACAAGccattgtttattatttggtAATTACATGAGAGTATCAAACGTTGGCGATCATTGGTTTATAAATTCAAAGTTGCCAAG GTATGCAAAGAAGGCCGCTTGGGAACCATTCTTTACAGAATTATTGAATATCGAATCGTGTGAAAAATTACCAGACTTATGTAGATTACGAAATTTAATGGAAGAAGCTTTACCACCAATGCCAGAATTACAATCAAAGCTTAGAATCTTATCTAATATACTCAACAAACGATAA